In Geotalea uraniireducens, the genomic window GTCCGGGTATGGATCTCCCGGTCATGGACGAGAAAAGCATCGGCAATCCCGGCCAGCCGCTGTCGTGCCTCGTCGTCCCGGTAGGCGATCGGCTCGTCCGCCAAGTTGCCGCTGGTCATCACCAGGGCGGTGAACCGCTCGCGAAGCAGCAGGTGGTGCAGCGGCGTATAGGGGAGCATGGTGCCAATATAGCCGTTGGTTGGCGCCACGAGCGGCGCCAACGGATTGTCGGCACGCTTGCGCAGCAGGACGATCGGATGCTCCGGACCGGTCAAGAGCCGGCTTTCCAGCGCGTCGCACCAGGCAAACCGGGCCACTTCGGCCAACCCCGGTGCCATCACCGCAAACGGCTTCTCGTCGCGCCGCTTGCGCCGCCGCAGTTCGGCGACCGCCTCACCGTTCGTGGCATCGACCGCCAGGTGAAAGCCGCCGAGGCCTTTGACCGCGACGATCTTCCCCGTCGCCAGGAGATCGACGGCCGCGGCCACCGGATCGCCGGCCAGCTCGCTGCCAGCCCGGTCAACGAGTCGCAACCGGGGGCCGCAGACCGGGCAGGCTACCGGCTGGGCATGAAAGCGCCGGTCGGCCGGGTTCTCGTACTCGGCCCGGCAGCGGTCACAGAGCGGGAACGGCGCCATGGTGGTCTTGGGACGGTCGTACGGAATGCCGGTGATGATCGAATAGCGGGGACCGCAGTTGGTGCAGTTGATGAACGGGTAGCGGTAACGACGGTCGGCCGGGTCGAACAGCTCCCGGAGGCAGTCCGGACAGACATCGCCATCCGGTGCCACCCGCACCGCCCCGGAGCTCTCCTCGCTGTCGTGGATGGCGAACCCCGGTTCGCCCGTCGGGACGAGTTCCTGCCGGCCGATTGCCGCGATCCGAGCCAGCGGCGGCGCCTGGGTCTCCAGCGCAGCGGCAAAACCGGCCAGGGCGGCCGGCTCTCCTTCCGCTTCGATCACCACGCCGGCAGTGGTATTTTTCACCCAACCGGCCAGCCGCCAGTCGGTGGCTAGGCGAAAAACGAACGGGCGAAACCCGACCCCCTGGACGATCCCTTCGACGGTAATCCTCCATCGCGCCGCACCCGGCCGGCAGATCGTGTCTGGGGAAGGGACGGGCCGGGCCCTCATTCGATCATCTCTGGCTCTTGACGGCGGCAATCCGTTCGGCAAGCCAGCCGTACCAGGCATCCATCCCCTGACCGGTGCGGCTGGAGATTTCGAAGATCGTAATCCCGGGGCTGACCCGCCGGGCCATCTCCTGGCATTTATCCGAATCGAAGTCGACGTACGGCAGGAGATCCACCTTGTTGAGCAGCATCACGTCGGCGGCATGAAACATGTTCGGGTATTTGAGCGGCTTGTCTTCCCCTTCGGTAACCGACAAAACCGCAACCTTGTGATGTTCGCCGAGATCGAACGAGGCAGGGCAGACCAAGTTGCCGACGTTTTCGATCAGCAACAGATCGAGAGCGTCAAGATCGAATCCCTCGACGGCATGGGCAACCATGTGGGCGTCGAGATGGCAACCGGCACCCGTGTTGATCTGCTTTACCGGCACGCCGGTCGCGGCGATTCGCCGGGCATCGTTGTCGGTCTGCTGGTCACCCTCGATGACCGCACAGCGATAGCGCCCCGCCAAATCCTTCAGGGTCCGTTCCAGAGTCGTCGTCTTGCCGGAACCGGGCGAACTGACCAAGTTGAGGACGAAGATCCCCTTGGCGGCAAAGATGGCCCGATTCTCGGCAGCGAACAGGTTGTTGCGCGAGAGGATGTCGGTTTCGACGGCAATCCGCTTCGCCTCTTTGTCCTCGCCATGGTGGTGATGATGCCGGTCATCGTGCTGATGATCGTGATGATGGTGCGAAGCGCTTTCGCACCCACAGGTGGTACACATCGTCGAAGTCGCCTCCTGTCCCGAATCGAAATGGGGTACGGCTCCCGGCCGCAAGGCGGCTCCTGAGCGTGCCGGTGGCCAGTTGATCTGATGATGGGCGTCAATGGTGGGGCGGGGTGGTAAAGGTGCGAGAAACTGCCGGAACTCACCATTTTCAGGCTCTTAGCCTATAGGATTTGCCAGGAAAGGTCAAGCATTCTGCCGCCACGGCCGGGGTCGGGCGCCCCGAACGCCATTTCGCCTTGTTTTGCCGGGCCAATGTGCTATGATTTCCCCAAGTTGACGTACCCACCTCAAGGAGTTCTTCCCATGCGAAAATCCCTGTTCCTTTTTCTGTTCGCCTCGCTGCCTCTGTACGCCGGCTGTGCCATGTTCATGTCATGGAAGAGCATTCCGCCACCGGGAGGATGCGACCAGTGCCATACCGTTCCGATCAGCAGCAACTGGCAGGTTACCTACCAGGCGGCCTATCTGACCGACGAGCGGGACCGGAATTATTTCCAGACCAGTGAATACACTATGCCCCAGACCAGCCGGCCGGCATCGTCCCTCGACATCCGCAAGGTCGACGAGCTCCCCTGCTTCGAGTGCCACAAGGCACCGACTCCGGCTCACAAAGGGAGAATCGGGAGATTCCACCACTGATGAAAGCGTTTACAACCTCGGATCGCAAGACCAAGATCATTGCCACCTTGGGCCCGGTCAGTTCCTCGCCGGAGATGATCGAACAACTGATGGCGGCGGGGGTCGACCTTTTCCGGCTCAATTTCTCCCACGGCACCAATGAGCAGCGGCGCGAGGTGATCGCCATCATCCGTCGCCTCTCCGGGGAGCGGGGGAAAGAGATCGGCATTCTGGCCGACCTGCAGGGGCCGAAAATCAGAACCGGCCGAATGGAAAACGGTGCCATCCAGCTCATTACCGGCACCGCCCTCGACATTACCACCAATGAGGTGCTCGGCCGGCCGGGGCTTATTTCGACGATTTACCGCGCCCTCCCCCGCGATGTGAAACCCGGCTCCCGCATCCTGCTCGACGATGGACTGATCGAACTGAAAGTAACCTCGGTGACTGGCAATACCGTCCACTGCACGGTAGTAGCCGGCGGGATCCTCAAGGATCTCAAGGGGATCAACCTCCCCGGCGTCCATGTATCAGCCCCGTCCCTGTCGGCCAAAGACCTCGCCGATCTCGACTTCTGCCTGGAGCAGCGGGTCGACTACATCGCCCTCTCCTTCGTCCGCGCACCGGAAGACGTGGACGACTTGAAGCGCATCCTCTACGAGCGAAACATCCACATCCCGGTGGTGGCCAAGATCGAAAAACCGGAGGCGCTTCGCAACTTCAAGGGAATCCTGGCCATCGCCGACGCGGTGATGGTAGCCCGGGGCGA contains:
- the hypB gene encoding hydrogenase nickel incorporation protein HypB, producing the protein MCTTCGCESASHHHHDHQHDDRHHHHHGEDKEAKRIAVETDILSRNNLFAAENRAIFAAKGIFVLNLVSSPGSGKTTTLERTLKDLAGRYRCAVIEGDQQTDNDARRIAATGVPVKQINTGAGCHLDAHMVAHAVEGFDLDALDLLLIENVGNLVCPASFDLGEHHKVAVLSVTEGEDKPLKYPNMFHAADVMLLNKVDLLPYVDFDSDKCQEMARRVSPGITIFEISSRTGQGMDAWYGWLAERIAAVKSQR
- a CDS encoding cytochrome C, with product MRKSLFLFLFASLPLYAGCAMFMSWKSIPPPGGCDQCHTVPISSNWQVTYQAAYLTDERDRNYFQTSEYTMPQTSRPASSLDIRKVDELPCFECHKAPTPAHKGRIGRFHH
- the pyk gene encoding pyruvate kinase, yielding MKAFTTSDRKTKIIATLGPVSSSPEMIEQLMAAGVDLFRLNFSHGTNEQRREVIAIIRRLSGERGKEIGILADLQGPKIRTGRMENGAIQLITGTALDITTNEVLGRPGLISTIYRALPRDVKPGSRILLDDGLIELKVTSVTGNTVHCTVVAGGILKDLKGINLPGVHVSAPSLSAKDLADLDFCLEQRVDYIALSFVRAPEDVDDLKRILYERNIHIPVVAKIEKPEALRNFKGILAIADAVMVARGDLGVEINPEKVPLIQKEIIRACNEAGKPVITATQMLESMINHPRPTRAETSDVANAILDGTDAVMLSGETASGQFPLEAVKTMDKVALDVERYALEGGEHSRRHSASIAEAVAEAACHAAVALKAKAIAVHTQSGSSAARISRYRPPLPIIAFTQSVDTMRRLSLYWGVKPRPIGSMTGTDEQICAVESSLLATGYHKGDVIVITMGVPVEARGSTNLMKVHKLGTGQFYEIF